From the genome of Neomonachus schauinslandi chromosome 5, ASM220157v2, whole genome shotgun sequence, one region includes:
- the ZNF713 gene encoding zinc finger protein 713 gives MKVFILINAPFKLVYAFLMVERPRLVHNLHLIKLKQSKAQEQLTDEMAFIDGESRPEIKKSTPNQNISDENQNHDMIMERLTGDSFWYSILGGLWDFDYQLEFNQENQQRHLAQVSFTHKKITQERSHDCNRFGENYNVNSNLIMHQRIPSIKIPLNSDTQGNSIKRNSDLIYYQGNYVRNNPYEYNECGKIFNQHILLTNHIHTEEKPSECGKVFSHNSSLTQPHIVLTGEKPYKCDECGKRFSQRIHLIQHQRIHTGEKPFICNECGKAFRQHSSFTQHLRIHTGEKPYKCNQCGKAFSRITSLTEHHRLHTGEKPYECSFCGKAFSQRTHLNQHERTHTGEKPYKCNECEKAFSQSAHLNQHRKIHTREKLCEYNKCEKTLSPSPSLTQQHVTHGGGESYEYINLGKLLVRSFHPIQYQIIHRGEKAYK, from the exons ATGAAAGTGTTCATCCTCATCAATGCTCCTTTTAAG CTTGTATATGCATTCCTTATGGTTGAAAGACCAAGACTAGTGCATAACTTACATTTGATAAAGCTAAAGCAGTCCAAAGCCCAAGAACAGCTGACTGATGAAATGGCTTTTATAG ATGGGGAGAGTAGACCTGAAATCAAAAAATCAACTCCAAACCAgaatatttctgatgaaaatcaaaatcatgaCATGATAATGGAGAGACTAACAGGAGATAGTTTCTGGTACTCCATCTTGGGAGGACTCTGGGATTTTGATTACCAGTTAGAGTTTAACCAAGAAAACCAGCAGAGACATTTAGCACAAGTATCTTTCACCCACAAAAAGatcacacaggagagaagccaTGACTGTAATAGATTTGGAGAAAACTATAACGTGAACTCAAACCTTATTATGCATCAGAGAATTCCTTCAATTAAAATACCCCTTAATTCTGACACACAAGGAAATAGCATCAAACGTAATTCAGACTTGATTTACTATCAGGGAAACTATGTAAGAAATAATCCTTATGAATATAATGAGTGTGGAAAAATCTTCAATCAACATATTCTTCTTACTAATCATATTCACACTGAAGAGAAACCCAGTGAATGCGGAAAGGTTTTCAGCCACAATTCATCTCTTACTCAACCTCACATAGTCCTTACAGGAGAGAAGCCCTATAAGTGTGATGAATGTGGGAAAAGATTCAGCCAGAGGATACATCTTAttcaacatcagagaattcacacaggagaaaaACCTTTTATAtgcaatgaatgtgggaaagccttccgTCAACATTCATCCTTTACTCAACATctgagaattcatactggagagaagccctataAATGTAATCAATGTGGTAAGGCATTTAGCCGTATCACATCCCTTACTGAACATCATAGACTTCATACcggagagaaaccttatgaatgtagtttttgtgggaaagccttcagccaGAGGACACATCTTAATCAGCATgagagaactcatacaggagaaaaaccctataaatgtaatgaatgtgagAAAGCCTTTAGCCAGAGTGCACACCTTAACCAACATAGGAAAATCCATACTCGGGAGAAATTATGTGAATATAATAAATGTGAGAAAACCTTAAGTCCCAGTCCTTCACTTACCCAGCAGCACGTAACtcatggggggggggaatcatatgaatatataaatctgGGAAAACTTTTGGTCAGATCTTTTCATCCCATTCAATATCAAATTATTCATAGAGGAGAGAAAgcttataaataa